The following coding sequences lie in one Zingiber officinale cultivar Zhangliang chromosome 2B, Zo_v1.1, whole genome shotgun sequence genomic window:
- the LOC122045847 gene encoding rRNA-processing protein UTP23 homolog: MRVKKQKRHRKVVRFYSACFGFREPYKVLCDGTFIHHLLLHRLTPINDALARLLGTRIIPFTTRCIIGELRSLGESHREALEAAQQLMIARCDHEKRINAMDCIESVVGEANSEHFFVATQDADMRKKFQKIPGVPVMYGLRNSLFIEQPSSMQKQFVKSSEERRLHLPESEDLKLRDMNPRDKISNNPDHGDADETLLRTASDKRNMLGVSRTSQLKRKRAKGPNPLSCKKKKQNNDTSIVKNQNGGNSVGATKKKRIRKRKRTKEPKNVDAS, from the exons ATGAGGGTGAAGAAGCAAAAGCGTCATCGCAAAGTGGTGCGCTTCTACTCCGCGTGCTTTGGTTTCCGAGAGCCTTATAAGGTTCTATGTGATGGCACCTTCATCCATCACCTCCTTCTCCACCGCCTCACCCCTATCAATGATGCTCTTGCTCGTCTTCTTGGAACTCGCATTATCCCCTTCACTACTAG ATGCATTATTGGAGAGCTAAGAAGCCTCGGTGAATCCCATCGTGAAGCCCTCGAGGCTGCTCAGCAGCTCATGATAGCTAG GTGCGACCATGAGAAGAGGATTAATGCCATGGATTGTATCGAGTCGGTTGTTGGAGAGGCGAACTCTGAGCATTTCTTTGTTGCCACTCAAGATGCAGATATGAGGAAAAAATTCCAGAAG ATTCCTGGAGTTCCTGTGATGTATGGTCTTAGAAACTCTTTGTTCATCGAGCAACCTTCTTCGATGCAAAAACAATTTGTCAAATCTAGTGAGGAAAGGCGTCTGCATTTGCCTGAATCAGAAGATCTGAAACTGCGTGATATGAATCCCAGGGATAAAATATCAAACAATCCTGACCATGGTGATGCAGATGAAACACTCCTCAGAACTGCTAGTgataaaagaaatatgctaggcgTGTCACGGACTAGTCAATTAAAACGAAAGCGAGCAAAG GGCCCAAATCCACTCTCATGtaagaagaaaaaacaaaacaATGATACTTCTATTGTGAAGAATCAG AATGGTGGCAATTCTGTTGGTGCTACGAAGAAGAAAAGAATCAGAAAAAGAAAGAGAACTAAAGAGCCAAAAAATGTAGATGCGTCTTGA